From Trichoderma atroviride chromosome 1, complete sequence, one genomic window encodes:
- a CDS encoding mitochondrial 54S ribosomal protein uL29m (BUSCO:EOG092D3Q3O), which produces MPVTAAAPNALRASLGCASRLGLSLHKTSIFPATTTMRAAANFSTTAPQCKRKTKDSNRRRGVSSLYGSGPREPLSMSNMPLPKPVDFKPKIEVDESHGLWGFFPAPGKLLLTPKETEEYGRAWTVEELRRKSWEDLHALWWKCCKERNMLATAREELLRGKLGFGEREIDSRNEEVTKTMRAIKHALTERFYTWQDAVDVAKSDPEINLSGGEGQVYNPSTYEEGYDEVDVAAIEDEASRVTAEKELKEPVR; this is translated from the exons ATGCCCgtcacagcagcagcacccaaTGCGCTGCGGGCCTCATTAGGCTGCGCATCGCGGCTGGGCCTGTCCCTCCACAAGACCTCGATATTcccagcgacgacgacgatgcgagcagcagccaacttCTCAACCACGGCGCCCCAGTGCAAGCGCAAGACAAAGGACAGCAACAGGCGACGAGGCGTCAGCAGCCTGTACGGGTCGGGCCCCCGCGAGCCGCTGTCCATGTCCAACATGCCGCTGCCGAAGCCCGTCGACTTCAAGCCCAAGATCGAGGTGGATGAGAGCCACGGGCTGTGGGGGTTCTTCCCCGCCCCCggaaagctgctgctgacgcCCAAGGAGACGGAGGAGTACGGGCGCGCGTGGACGGTCGAGGAGCTGCGGCGCAAGTCGTGGGAGGATCTGCATGCGCTGTGGTGGAAGTGCTGCAAGGAGCGGAACATGCTTGCTACGGCGAGGGAGGAGCTGTTGAGGGGGAAGCTGGGGTTTGGAGAGCGGGAGATTGATTCACGGAATGAGGAG GTCACCAAAACGATGAGGGCGATCAAACATGCTCTTACAGAGCGATTCTACACATGGCAGGATGCCGTCGACGTTGCCAAGTCTGACCCCGAGATTAACCTGAGTGGAGGAGAGGGCCAGGTGTACAACCCATCCACATACGAAGAGGGGTACGACGAAGTTGATGTTGCGGCTATTGAAGACGAGGCGTCAAGGGTCACAGcggagaaggagctgaaggagcCCGTGCGGTAA